AGGTATGGACCCAGACATCCAGGAGCTGTCGGAGCAGATCCACCGACTACTACTACAGGTAAGAGGAAATAGATGGAAGTATAATGGAAGGACTGTTGCTGCTCAGTTCCCCTGGCTTTGGAAATTTTAAGCTTTCTCATtacttgtttctctttttcctccctagCCAGTTCATAGTGTGAGTCCCACAGGGCTGTGTGGATTAGGCCCTCCAACTTCTCCAGGTCCCTTCTTAAGCCCTGGCTCATCCAGTGACAGCAATGGTGGAGATGCTGATCATCCTGGGCCCCCTGCTCCAGTAAGTGCCTtcctaatgatgatgatgaataaaCTAATTGGTATCACCATTCTTATTTGATCACTCCCTCTTTTTGGcccctgctctttctcttttctcaacaACTGCCTCTTTCTGACTGCCTTTCTCTGtgtcactctcttctctttttgatACCCTAAATTCAATTTCCCTGCCATTTCCCTCCAGGTGACATTCCAGCAGATCTGTAAAGATGTGCATCTTGTGAAGCACCAAGGTCAGCAGCTTTTCATTGACTCTCGATCCCAATCCACCTGGCCCCCATCCTCAGGTGAGAAAATGACTAGGCTTGGGAGGACCAGGCCAAAACCAAAGGACAATGCCTGAGAAGAATTCACACCTACCATAATTTTCTACTTTTACTGTTCCCAGCCCCAGATACTCTTAAGACCACCAGTACCCTCCCAGGCAGACCCTTGGAACCAGCCCCTGGACTGAATCCAGTTCAGCCTCTTGTGATCAGTACTGCCCCTGAGGATTCAGAGAGAAAAGAACCATCCAATTGTTCCTACCAGCAAATCAATTGCCTGGACAGCATTATCCGGTATGGACATTATATCTCTCAGTGCTTCTAACTCCCTGAGGAGGGCTCACCTTTTCCTGTCCTCATCTCTCACCCTCTCATCATTTATCATACTGTTCCTTCCCTCACACAACTCCAGCCTGCTTCATTTTCTCACTCCATCCCCTCAGGTACCTGGAGAGTTGTAATGTCCCCAACACAGTGAAGAGAAAATGTGCCTCCTCCTCCCACACTGCATCCTCCACCTCTGATGATGACAGACAGAAGGCAGGCCAGGGTTCTGGAGTtccaaagaaaggtaaagaagcCATATACCTCAGCTATGCCTGTCCCCACATCCATAaccattctcttccctccccaagccTCTCCAACATGGGGCTCTTCTTTTGGGGCCCTTCTTCCTTCTTAATGTTCCTCTATCTTGTTCCTTTTCATCCTCCCCTAACACCCTGCCCCACTCCCATCCAATTCTTGATTCCATGCTGTGTCTctgttttcttccccttttcctagCAGCACATTGTCTCTGATCTGTGgccatcttttttctctctttctctccttgctACTTACCAAATTTCCCTTTCTGCTTCTTGATGCTGTTTGCTTTCTATGTGGTGTGGCCcgcttctttttcctttcccatatgtTCATATAGATGGTTTTCCCACACTATCTCAAACCTTTTTGGTGGTCCCCTCTACTTTGCCATTTTGGAATCTGCTCCCTAGTTCCCTTATTGCCTCTTCCATTAAtacctttccctttcccataccCACTACTTCATCTTACTGCACCTTCTAACTGGTGCTTATCTCTCTGCACAGATCCACCAGAAGAGCTGTCTCAGGAGGGGGCCCCCCTCCAGAAGGAGCCAGTGGTGGGAGGTCCACTGACCCCGCTCACCCTTGCCAATAAGGCGGAGAGTGTGGTATCCATCACAAGTCAGTGTAGCTTCAGCTCTACTATCGTCCATGTAGGAGACAAGAAGCCCCCGGAGTCGGGTATGGGGGGTGTGGGATATTGAAAAGGGGTGGGCTGGAGCTGGTTGGCTGGGTGAGTTCTAGGTTTTAATGCTTTTAGAGTGGAGTATTtgtccctcttttttctcctcccatgTGGTTTGAAACAATTTCTAATACCATTCTAGATCAATTTATTGGGGATCTTTTGGGGTCCTAATTGGCATTTTCCCACAACTTTCTGCCTTTTTGAACCTCTTAGTTAATACTCACTCTTACTTTCTTCCCATCAGTTTAGAGagtctccctttcttcttcctttcagcCCCAGAATTTAACCCTGTATGCTGTGGCTTCTTATCTGtggtctttccctcctcccagtcTTTGCTTCTCACCCATTTTGTTTACTGttctatattttcattaattgaTTGTCCATTAAAATGAATGGGATAGAGGGCAGGAAAATCAAAGATCAGAGAAATAACAGTGGGTAGAACTAGGGGAGCAGAAAATGATGCCAGAATATCCTCCAGCAttgactctgaaaaaaaaagtataacccCAAAAGAAAGTGGTTTTCCCATGGTGAGATGGAAAAAGTGATGCTGTAAGGATATCTACTTAATAGGATAAAAACTGATAGAATGATCCAGAACATTCTTCTTTCCTAGAGAGCTTTATATGAGGAAGAAACTTTCACCTAGAACTGAACCCAAGGTCCATTGTCCCACATATGACCAATAGAAATACCTCTGTACTGAAatgtttgggggagggaaggtgaGGATTCTTGTGAGTGAATAAGGAGCTAGGATAATGACTTGGAAAAGAGAGCCCTATGAAATGAAGAGGATGGAGCAGAAGAGGGGAAACTGGgacatttgagaaatgaatagTGTGAGGGTAAAGTCAAAATATGATGCATGAATTGTGTTCTaattcttctacttctttttgcCCTGTTACAGATATTGTCATGATGGAGGAGTTGCCTGGCCTGACCTCTGGTCCAGCTCCCAGTCCAACAATGTCCACTCCTGATCCCACTCCTGATGCCTACCGCCCTGTGGGATTGACCAAAGCTGTACTGTCACTTCATACACAGAAAGAGGAGCAAGCCTTCCTCACCCGATTTCGGGATCTCAGCAGACTCCGGGTCTTTGATACCCCTTCCACTGGACCTTCACCCCTTAATGATCGAGGTAGTTTCACCCTCAGGCCTCTCCCCACAGCCAACTCTTGAATTTAccccagaaaaaaatgtttaaaacagtAATGTGGCAGGGCACCTCCAGCTCTAGGAGATGTCGAGTCTGACAAACTCATGTTCATAGTTGTGATGGGAAGAGAGACAAGGTGAGCTTAGGGTAAGAAGAGAGGTGTTAGATGGGTTTAGGAGAAAGGATATGTTTGTCATTCTCACTTAGAGGGAAAGGGTCCCAGACTGCAGCAGGAGATATTAGTAGAGGAAAACCCCTAAGGAGGTGTATTCCCTAAAAAATCTTAATCTTTTGGATTGTATTATTTGCCCCTCTATTTCTCCTTCCTCAGTCAGGTAGTCTGATAAACAATCTTTAATACTCTTTGGGATAAATTGATTGGAATGGGGCTTGCTTGGGGTCCCGATTGgcatttcccccaattttctgcccTTTTTTAACTTCTTAGTTAATCCTTGCTTTTACTTTCTTCCCATCAGTTTAGAGagtctctccttcttcctccttagGAGGGGTTCTGATCCCAAGTTAGAAGGAAAATTATGAGTAAACCTCCTTACAGCACCTGACTTCAACTCCCAGAGAATACAAAAGAAAGCTCTGGGGAAATGATACCCCTTCTTGTCGCTGCTAAAGAATATATACCTCCCCTTCCAACATACACATACTTTTGCTTTGGAACAATCTTCTCTTGGAGATGGACAGTGGATATTATGATTACTGAAAGGCCTTTGTGGTCATAGAGATTGGATTATAAATCTCTTTCACCCCCCAGAATGGGGAGAAGATGGAACTGATGGGTGTTGATATCCTACCCACCTCCCTTTTAATCCCTCCCCATTACCAAGGGGTTTGAAGAAAGAGGAACCGAAGAGGTCGAGTTCCCATCCTACAGGAAAGGGAACTTTAATCCCAGTCAGAGAAGAAGCCAGATGGAAGGATGTAAGGATGACCAATGGCAGTTACCTATTCTGCGCTCCTCTCAGTCCATGTTGGGCCCTCTCTGATCCTTGCCTGTTACTGTGATCTTTGTTTCTATCTCTGCTCCATATTTTTCCTTCCCACCTCATATTCAGTTACtgattttccccctctccctctgccccctttcagctctttttcctctcttcagcTGTAACCTTTTCTGACCTCCTCTTCTTTATTCTTACTATTTCTTAATAAATCCCCATTCACCTGTCTCTTCCCTGCCTCCTGTGATTCTTCTCCTGAAGCCTTCTTGTATTTCAGCCCCCTTTTCTCCTAGTGTTACTCCTCTCAACCATCCAGACTAGAAAGGGATGGGTCTTTGGACCTTCCTTGGGTGGCATCTCCGTTTGCTTTTATGGCTTTAGGTTGTCAGACTAATGGCCACTGTAAAGAACACGACTTCAGGTCAGGAGACTGTCATCCACATATTAATTGCagtattttctagctgtgtgacccagggaagGATATTTAATGCCTCttagcttcagttttcccatctgtaaaatcttAATACTTGAAGTTTCGACTtcatagggctgttgtgaagaaagtgctttgtaaactttccAGTGGTGCATGAATACAAGTAATTGTCATTGTGATGATACTGGTGGGTGATGGGCATTTATCAAAGAGGCAGCAAGTCCACTAATCTCACTCTCTCTTGCCCTTTCACAGGCTGTTGCCATGGTCCCATTCCTCCTGGCCGCCGGCACCATGGCAAATCCAAAGCCAAACGTTCAAGGCACCATCAGCTCCCTCTTACTGAGGCCCCTGGCTATACCTCTCATCCTTCCCCAATACCTCCCACCACTCCATGGCCCCCTCAACCCACCCCACCCACCTCTGCTACTTTCCCAACAGTGGTGCAAACCTACCCATTACCCATTTTTTCAACCAAAGGTTGTCCCCAACCTTCAGCTCCTACCCCATCTCCTTcacccttctcttcccccctAGTAACTCCTATGGTGGCTTTGGTCCTACCCAActatttattcccttctcctcctaCCAGTTACCCCTGTGGGGTACCTCAGACTCTATCAGACAGGCCTCTTACCCCTGCACCATGTTCACCTTCCCATACCTTAcctcctgtgccacctagccctACCCAATGTCCAGATTCACCCCTGTTCAACTCACGATGCAGTTCCCCACTCCAGCTGAATCTACTGCAACTTGAAGAGAATACCCGGGGGGAAGGGGGAGCAACAGTTGGGGAACCTGGGAGCAATTCCAGGCCACCCCCTCTAGGAGAAGCTACACAACCAGAGACTGAACTGGTAAGCATCTTCAGTCCCCCACAGACTTTCTTCTTTGCCCTATCCCTTTCCaatgtttccatttcctttctctttgggtCTCTGCTGTCTCTTATCTTCCATCCCCTTCTAGTTTTTCCCCCTTCTACTCTCACATCAGTCTGTCTTCCCCTCAGCGTCAATACACTTGCACACTTCTCTCATGGTTTCCTATCCCTGCCtccctctttccctgtctcttccCATTTCTGTTTTTTGTGCCTTCATCTTTCCTGCTTAGCTTAAGAGTCTGGAGGAAATATACTGGAATGTGTCAATTCCTCAAGACCATGGACCTTTTCTCTGTGTATCTCCAGTGCCATAATAGTTGTTTCTTGAATTAGAGAAGCAGCTATTGAGTTTAGGGTCACTCAAGTattgagggaaaggaggagggccATGAAGGCATGTTGGGGAAAATCTTGGCCCACACCCACTGATGGCCTTGAGTGTGATTCCTGGCCCCATCCTGGTTCTTGCCTAGGTGGAGATGAATGAATCCTCTAACCAGGATGCACTGTCAGGCTCCAGTGACCTATTGGAGCTATTGCTCCAGGaggattccaggtctggcactggCTCTGCTGCATCGGGATCATTGGcttctggctctggctctcatGGAGGGAGCACCTCAGCCAGTATAACCCGTAAGTACCTGGACCCTTTCTTGGGAGAGGAGCATCCATTGATCATCTTCCTTGAAAATGAACAATTCTGGCTTTCCACCCTTAATCCTCCACTTCCCCCAAAGtcacctttcccttcccctttaggACAAGAAGGTTTGACTTCTCtgactcttcttttttcctttcccttaggTAGCAGCCAAAGCAGTCATACCAGCAAGTACTTCGGGAGTATAGACTCCTCTGAGGCTGAGCCAACAGGTGCCCAGGTTGGGGTGGACCCAGGGGCAGGACCTGGGGAGCAAGTCATTAAGTATGTTCTGCAGGATCCCATCTGGCTACTCATGGCTAATGCTGACCATAGGGTCATGATGACTTATCAAGTGCCCTCCAGGTAAGAAACCTAAGTAGAGCAAAAGAAGGAGGGGGAAGATTAATCTTAGAAGGAGGAGAAGttgagggaaaagaagaataaaatgtgaaGAGGGAAAAAGCTAGGGGATGGCGAGGTTGTGGAGTTTTAGGGTAGAGTTGGTAAGGTCTTGGGGGGAGTCAGACccatatatttctaaatatctgGAAGATGTGAGGGGGTAGAATCTGACTTCTAAATCTCTTCTCACAACCTTACTCTGCCCATCCTTGTAGGGATATGGCTTCAGTACTGCAACAGGACCGAGAGAGGCTCCGTGCCATGCAAAAGCAACAACCTCGATTTTCAGAAGAGCAGCGGAGAGAACTGGGGGCTGTGCATGCTTGGGTGCGGAAGGGCCAGCTGCCTCGGGCGCTAGACGTGATGGTGAGGAAGTGGGGTTTCAGAGAGAAGGGATAGCACTTCTAGGGAGGGGAAGTGAAGGGGACTCATGTGAGAGAGGTTTGGGGAAATCCTGACactgtcttcttccctccctagGCTTGTGTAGATTGTGGCAGCAGCACCCCAGATCCCCAGTATCCAGATGACCCCCTCTTCCCTGAACTGGATGGACTGGGGCTAGAGCCAATGGAGGAAGATGGGGGTGGGGCCTCCCCAGACACTGCCATGGATGAAGAGGAACAAGGTGGGGAGTTATCTACTTCCGAGTTACCTGCTCTGAAAACCGCCAGCTAAACTCTCATCTTGGGGCTACTCAGAGAGAGCCCTGGCCTTACCTCTGTCATTGAAATATGGGAAAGAACAAATGAGAAGCTTCATCCTCTCAAGACAACAACCAGTTTCAGTTTTGAGATTTGCTTTTGCCTTTCAGGCAGCCAGGGACAAATACACCTGAATATTGGCCCTCTCTAATTGGATAATCACAGTCCTACCTCTTTAGAGACAACTGAGGGTAAGCAGTTGAGGCTTCTTAGGGACCAGCCAGAGTTAGAGGTCTCCCTCTTCATCCTAAGGAGACAATTCCACCTACAAAGAAGTAAAACCTTCTTAAAAAGTAGGATGATTTTCTAAATTCCAGCTGAGCAGGAACACAGATTGCTGCTTCAGGTGTGGGAACTCTAACATTACTTATTTATTGGGGAATTCTCCCTGTGTCTTCTCCTCAGAGGCCTGATTCCCTTCTCATACCCTACACTTGgagggaggggatgggaagggaagggcatTGGGAATGAGGACCAGATCTAGATCCCTAGCTCCCTTGGGTTGGAGAGAGTAGAGGACTATGGGTCCCTGGTGCTGCTGTCTCTTAGGGTGGGACCCATGTGTCTTAGGCTATGTCTCCCCACCCCTTAGTGACATTTTTGTGTTTTTGATAGTCATGTCTGTCTTTTTTGATATAAAACAGAAAATCTGTAACTTGACATTGTGGCATGAAGTCTGTTGGGAACCAGGGCTTTTTTGTCTTCACTTCATTGGTcttcaattcaatttgacaaaaattaaGTATCTATTAGACCAGTGTTGCACTTTTCAAAGTCACATACCCAAACTGCCTGTGAGCTCCTCTCATTCCCCATTACCTcaaaaagtgaagggaggaagtacttgcatttggctgctaggcagaggggcagggaatgcgaaaaatgtcctcaggtgctttGCCAACATAGTACTAGACAGATAATCTTGAGATTATAGTCTAATTGGGGGAGGAGTGCTTGCAGGGGTAAAATAACCCTGGGGCTGGAGGGGCTTGTTGAGTTTACAGCTGC
The window above is part of the Gracilinanus agilis isolate LMUSP501 chromosome 4, AgileGrace, whole genome shotgun sequence genome. Proteins encoded here:
- the PER1 gene encoding period circadian protein homolog 1 isoform X2, translating into MNGTVEGGNGAGGPGPGPGERFDSGGSQSPGPPEHRPCPGPGLADDTDANSNGSSGNESNGPESQGTSQHSSHSSSSGHGKDSALLETTESTKSTNSQSPSPPSSSIAYSLLSASSEQDNPSTSGCSSEQSARARTQKELMTALRELKRRLPPERRGKGRSGTLATLQYALACVKQVQANQDYYQQWSLEEGQPCSMDMSSYTLEELEHITSEYTLRNQDTFSVAVSFLTGRIVYISDQAAVLLRCKREVFRGARFSELLAPQDVGVFYGSTAPSRLPTWGSRASAGSGPMDFTQEKSVFCRIRGGPDRESSPRYQPFRLTPYVTKIQLSDGAPAQPCCLLIAERIHSGYEAPRIPPDKRIFTTRHTPSCLFQDVDERAAPLLGYLPQDLLGAPVLLFLHPEDRPLMLAIHKKILQLSGQPFDHSPIRFCARNGEYVTMDTSWAGFVHPWSRKVAFVLGRHKVRTAPLNEDVFTPPAPVPVPSRGMDPDIQELSEQIHRLLLQPVHSVSPTGLCGLGPPTSPGPFLSPGSSSDSNGGDADHPGPPAPVTFQQICKDVHLVKHQGQQLFIDSRSQSTWPPSSDTLKTTSTLPGRPLEPAPGLNPVQPLVISTAPEDSERKEPSNCSYQQINCLDSIIRYLESCNVPNTVKRKCASSSHTASSTSDDDRQKAGQGSGVPKKDPPEELSQEGAPLQKEPVVGGPLTPLTLANKAESVVSITSQCSFSSTIVHVGDKKPPESDIVMMEELPGLTSGPAPSPTMSTPDPTPDAYRPVGLTKAVLSLHTQKEEQAFLTRFRDLSRLRVFDTPSTGPSPLNDRGCCHGPIPPGRRHHGKSKAKRSRHHQLPLTEAPGYTSHPSPIPPTTPWPPQPTPPTSATFPTVVQTYPLPIFSTKGCPQPSAPTPSPSPFSSPLVTPMVALVLPNYLFPSPPTSYPCGVPQTLSDRPLTPAPCSPSHTLPPVPPSPTQCPDSPLFNSRCSSPLQLNLLQLEENTRGEGGATVGEPGSNSRPPPLGEATQPETELVEMNESSNQDALSGSSDLLELLLQEDSRSGTGSAASGSLASGSGSHGGSTSASITRSSQSSHTSKYFGSIDSSEAEPTGAQVGVDPGAGPGEQVIKYVLQDPIWLLMANADHRVMMTYQVPSRDMASVLQQDRERLRAMQKQQPRFSEEQRRELGAVHAWVRKGQLPRALDVMACVDCGSSTPDPQYPDDPLFPELDGLGLEPMEEDGGGASPDTAMDEEEQGGELSTSELPALKTAS
- the PER1 gene encoding period circadian protein homolog 1 isoform X1; this translates as MNGTVEGGNGAGGPGPGPGERFDSGGSQSPGPPEHRPCPGPGLADDTDANSNGSSGNESNGPESQGTSQHSSHSSSSGHGKDSALLETTESTKSTNSQSPSPPSSSIAYSLLSASSEQDNPSTSGCSSEQSARARTQKELMTALRELKRRLPPERRGKGRSGTLATLQYALACVKQVQANQDYYQQWSLEEGQPCSMDMSSYTLEELEHITSEYTLRNQDTFSVAVSFLTGRIVYISDQAAVLLRCKREVFRGARFSELLAPQDVGVFYGSTAPSRLPTWGSRASAGSGPMDFTQEKSVFCRIRGGPDRESSPRYQPFRLTPYVTKIQLSDGAPAQPCCLLIAERIHSGYEAPRIPPDKRIFTTRHTPSCLFQDVDERAAPLLGYLPQDLLGAPVLLFLHPEDRPLMLAIHKKILQLSGQPFDHSPIRFCARNGEYVTMDTSWAGFVHPWSRKVAFVLGRHKVRTAPLNEDVFTPPAPVPVPSRGMDPDIQELSEQIHRLLLQPVHSVSPTGLCGLGPPTSPGPFLSPGSSSDSNGGDADHPGPPAPVTFQQICKDVHLVKHQGQQLFIDSRSQSTWPPSSAPDTLKTTSTLPGRPLEPAPGLNPVQPLVISTAPEDSERKEPSNCSYQQINCLDSIIRYLESCNVPNTVKRKCASSSHTASSTSDDDRQKAGQGSGVPKKDPPEELSQEGAPLQKEPVVGGPLTPLTLANKAESVVSITSQCSFSSTIVHVGDKKPPESDIVMMEELPGLTSGPAPSPTMSTPDPTPDAYRPVGLTKAVLSLHTQKEEQAFLTRFRDLSRLRVFDTPSTGPSPLNDRGCCHGPIPPGRRHHGKSKAKRSRHHQLPLTEAPGYTSHPSPIPPTTPWPPQPTPPTSATFPTVVQTYPLPIFSTKGCPQPSAPTPSPSPFSSPLVTPMVALVLPNYLFPSPPTSYPCGVPQTLSDRPLTPAPCSPSHTLPPVPPSPTQCPDSPLFNSRCSSPLQLNLLQLEENTRGEGGATVGEPGSNSRPPPLGEATQPETELVEMNESSNQDALSGSSDLLELLLQEDSRSGTGSAASGSLASGSGSHGGSTSASITRSSQSSHTSKYFGSIDSSEAEPTGAQVGVDPGAGPGEQVIKYVLQDPIWLLMANADHRVMMTYQVPSRDMASVLQQDRERLRAMQKQQPRFSEEQRRELGAVHAWVRKGQLPRALDVMACVDCGSSTPDPQYPDDPLFPELDGLGLEPMEEDGGGASPDTAMDEEEQGGELSTSELPALKTAS
- the PER1 gene encoding period circadian protein homolog 1 isoform X3 is translated as MNGTVEGGNGAGGPGPGPGERFDSGGSQSPGPPEHRPCPGPGLADDTDANSNGSSGNESNGPESQGTSQHSSHSSSSGHGKDSALLETTESTKSTNSQSPSPPSSSIAYSLLSASSEQDNPSTSGCSSEQSARARTQKELMTALRELKRRLPPERRGKGRSGTLATLQYALACVKQVQANQDYYQQWSLEEGQPCSMDMSSYTLEELEHITSEYTLRNQDTFSVAVSFLTGRIVYISDQAAVLLRCKREVFRGARFSELLAPQDVGVFYGSTAPSRLPTWGSRASAGSGPMDFTQEKSVFCRIRGGPDRESSPRYQPFRLTPYVTKIQLSDGAPAQPCCLLIAERIHSGYEAPRIPPDKRIFTTRHTPSCLFQDVDERAAPLLGYLPQDLLGAPVLLFLHPEDRPLMLAIHKKILQLSGQPFDHSPIRFCARNGEYVTMDTSWAGFVHPWSRKVAFVLGRHKVRTAPLNEDVFTPPAPVPVPSRGMDPDIQELSEQIHRLLLQPVHSVSPTGLCGLGPPTSPGPFLSPGSSSDSNGGDADHPGPPAPVTFQQICKDVHLVKHQGQQLFIDSRSQSTWPPSSAPDTLKTTSTLPGRPLEPAPGLNPVQPLVISTAPEDSERKEPSNCSYQQINCLDSIIRYLESCNVPNTVKRKCASSSHTASSTSDDDRQKAGQGSGVPKKDIVMMEELPGLTSGPAPSPTMSTPDPTPDAYRPVGLTKAVLSLHTQKEEQAFLTRFRDLSRLRVFDTPSTGPSPLNDRGCCHGPIPPGRRHHGKSKAKRSRHHQLPLTEAPGYTSHPSPIPPTTPWPPQPTPPTSATFPTVVQTYPLPIFSTKGCPQPSAPTPSPSPFSSPLVTPMVALVLPNYLFPSPPTSYPCGVPQTLSDRPLTPAPCSPSHTLPPVPPSPTQCPDSPLFNSRCSSPLQLNLLQLEENTRGEGGATVGEPGSNSRPPPLGEATQPETELVEMNESSNQDALSGSSDLLELLLQEDSRSGTGSAASGSLASGSGSHGGSTSASITRSSQSSHTSKYFGSIDSSEAEPTGAQVGVDPGAGPGEQVIKYVLQDPIWLLMANADHRVMMTYQVPSRDMASVLQQDRERLRAMQKQQPRFSEEQRRELGAVHAWVRKGQLPRALDVMACVDCGSSTPDPQYPDDPLFPELDGLGLEPMEEDGGGASPDTAMDEEEQGGELSTSELPALKTAS